A single Methylobacterium sp. 17Sr1-1 DNA region contains:
- a CDS encoding TIGR04290 family methyltransferase, whose translation MTDETLRAQSLHAESLRERAEALGPWFHNIEIAPGVFTAPGHFLGDYPMVKWRTFADAVPRDLTGKTVLDIGCNAGFYAVEMKRRGAARVLGIDEDERYLAQARFVAEALGAEIEFRNLSVYDVGALGERFDVVLFMGVLYHLRHPLLALDLIHAHVAGDLMVFQSMQRGAGTIAPVAADYDFFDARHFDDPGYPKLHFIEHRYAGDPTNWWAPNRACTEAMLRASGFRIEAHPEEEVYLCRRVTMPDAGRPVTPARPEA comes from the coding sequence ATGACCGACGAGACCTTGCGCGCCCAGTCTCTACACGCCGAATCCCTGCGCGAACGGGCCGAGGCCCTCGGGCCGTGGTTCCACAACATCGAGATCGCGCCGGGTGTGTTCACCGCGCCCGGCCACTTCCTCGGCGACTACCCGATGGTGAAGTGGCGCACCTTCGCCGATGCGGTGCCCCGCGACCTCACCGGCAAGACGGTGCTCGACATCGGCTGCAATGCCGGCTTCTACGCCGTCGAGATGAAGCGCCGCGGCGCGGCCCGGGTGCTCGGGATCGACGAGGACGAGCGCTACCTCGCGCAAGCCCGCTTCGTCGCCGAGGCGCTGGGCGCCGAGATCGAGTTCCGCAACCTCTCGGTCTACGATGTCGGGGCGCTGGGCGAGCGCTTCGACGTGGTGCTGTTCATGGGGGTGCTCTACCACCTGCGCCACCCGCTCCTCGCCCTCGACCTGATCCACGCCCACGTCGCCGGCGACCTGATGGTGTTCCAGTCGATGCAACGGGGCGCGGGCACGATCGCACCGGTGGCGGCGGATTACGACTTCTTCGATGCCCGCCATTTCGACGATCCGGGCTACCCGAAGCTGCACTTCATCGAGCACCGTTACGCCGGCGACCCGACCAACTGGTGGGCGCCCAACCGCGCCTGCACCGAGGCGATGCTGCGGGCCTCCGGCTTCCGGATCGAGGCGCATCCGGAAGAAGAGGTCTATCTCTGCCGCCGGGTCACGATGCCGGACGCGGGCCGGCCGGTCACCCCGGCGCGGCCGGAGGCCTGA